GAAATTGACATATAGATTCTTTATCTCTAAGAGCGGCTCGTTCATTGTCCTTTTCTATGAGGGTTGAAATGTTCACGCAACCCCTCCCCTAAAAGGTTATAGCCCAATACGGTGACTAATATGGCGAATCCGGGAAAGACGGTTATCCACCAGGCAATGCCCAGGGTCGATTTCGCCTCAGTGAGGATATTTCCCCAGCTCGGTGTTGGCGGCTGGACGCCGAGGCCGAGGAAACTCAACCCCGATTCTATAAGGATCGCCCCCGCTACACCTAACACGACGTTGACTAAAACAGGGCCCATGCCGTTAGGGATCAGATGGCGAACTATGATACGAAAGTCGCTGGCTCCCGTAGCGCGGGCCGCTTCGACGAATTCCCGTTCTTTCAAACTCAAAATTTCGGCCCTTATCAACCGGGCCGCACCCATCCAACCGGTCAATCCTATAACAACCATAATGCTGAAAATGCTCGGACCCATTATTGCGATCACTGTCAGTATCAAAAAAAGCGTGGGGAAACATAACATAACATCGATAAATCTTGAGACCACGCTATCTATCCAGCCGCCGTAATAACCTGCGAGTGAACCCAGTATCAACCCTATTATTACGGCTATCCCGACTGCGACAAAACCCACAGAGAGCGATATCCGCCCTCCGTAGGCCATACGCGCGAAGAGGTCGCGGCCGAGGGAGTCAGTCCCCATCGGGTGTTCGTGTGAAGGTGGCAAGAGTGCCTTCTCGAGATCTATCCCGTTCGGGTCATAGCGGCTCACCTGAGGAGCGAATATCGCGAGGAACCCCATTACGCAGACTATGATGATGCCTGCCGCGGTAAGTTTGTTTATCCTCATCGCTTCTCCCCCACGCGGATACGCGGGTCGACGCAGGCGTACATCACGTCGGCCAGGAGGTTACCGAGTAGAGTAAGGATAGCGCCCACGAAGAGTATCCCCATTATCACCGGGTAATCGCGCGCCATGACCGAATCGAAGAAGAGTTTTCCCATCCCCGGGATGGCGTAGATAGATTCGAATATGACGCTGCCACCTATCAACCCCGGAACCGAAAGCCCGATAATCGTCACTATCGGCAGGAGGGCATTCTTGAGCGCGTGTTTGTAAATTACCTCTTTCTCGGAAAGCCCCTTCGCCCGCGCCGTCCTTATGAAATCCTTATGCATGACCTCGAGCATGCTGGTCCGCATATAACGGGATATGCCGGCTAGGCCGCCGAAGGCCGAGACGAAGACAGGCAGGATAAGATGGCGCGAAACGTCCGCTATCTTCTGGAAGAAATTAAGCTCCTCGAAGTCGAAGGATTTTATGCCGGAGATCGGCAGCCATCCGAGTTGGACGCCGAATAAGCTCATCGCCAGGAGCGCCAGCCAGAAGGTAGGTGTCGCGAAACCGATAAAAACAAATACTGTCGAACTCTTATCGAAAAGGGAATTTTCTTTTACCGCACTCATTATACCGATCGGCACGGCGATCAGAAATATCAGGAACAGCGACAATAGTTCTATTGTTATCGTGATGGGTATGCGTTCACCGATCTTGATGAGTACCGGCCTTTCGTCGGTAAAGGATTTTCCGAAATCGAATACGGCAAGCCTCTTTATCCATTGCAAGTATTGGACGTGTACGGGTTTGTCGAGGCCGTAGAGCCTGTCGAGCTTCTCCCGCGCCTCGAGCGTTATCTTCGGCGACATCTCGGCCTGAAGGCGGGTAGGTTTTCCAGGCGAGAGGTGTATTAGGAAAAAAGTGATTACCGTTATACCGAACAGGACCGGTATTAAGCCGACAAGCCGCCTTAAAATGTAGTTTACCATCTGGTATATCTCTGCTCTTCTTTAGGTACGTACCATTTTATGAAATTATAACCGATACCCAATGGCGCCGGAGCTATCCCCTTGAATCTCGCGTGGACCATAGGCAAGGCGTCAGGCACGAATAAAAATATGCAGGGATGGTCGTCGAATATCAACCGGTGTATCTTATTATATATCTCTTTTCTCTTCTCTTCGTCAAACTCGCGGCGGCCTGCCTCGAGAAGGGCGTCGACTTCCTTGTTCTCGTACCCGATAAAGTTGAACTCACCCGGCCTCTGCTTGGAAGAATGCCAGATATCATAGCAATCCGGGTCGCGTGAAAGATTCCATCCCATGATGACCGCGTTAAATCTATGTTTGTCTATGAACTCTGACAAAAAGGTAGCCCACTCTATTATCCTTATCTCAACATCTATCCCTATCTCCTTTAATCTCCTCTGGATTATCTCGGCGCAGATCTGGCGCGTATCGTTCCCCATATTCGTTAATATGATGAATTTAAACTTATCGCCGTCCTTATCGAGCCAGCCGTCACTGTCGTGGTCCTCCCAGCCCGCTTCTTTTAACAACTCTTTGGCTTTCTTGGGGTTATACGGGACGGATTTCACATCCACATTATATGCCCACGACTCGGGCGGGAACGGCCCGGTCGAGACCCTGCCTAATCCTAAAAGCACACCTTTTATTATCTCATCTTTATCGATTGCGTAATCGAGCGCGAGCCTGACGCGGCAGTCCGCGAAAAGCGGGTCCTTCATATTAAAACCAAGGTAAGTATAACCGAACGAGGGATATTTGTATTTCCTGTAATATTTTTTGAAGAACGGCGTGTCTGTCTGGCGCGTGTACTGTAGCGGGGTCAGACCGACCTCATCTACGCCCTGCGTCTGCAATTCGAGGAAAGTGGTCGCCTGGTCAGGGATTATCCTGTAGATATACCTGTTTATATAAGGGCGGCCTTCGTAGTAATCCGGGTTCGAGACGAGGACTATCTTCTCGCCTGTTTTCCATTCTTTGAATTTATAGGAACCCGTTCCTATGGGATTGCGGGAGAATTTCGTATTGCTCAAGTCTTCCTTCTCGAGGATATGTTTGGGCATTATCCACATCCCCCAGCTGGATAATCCGGGAGAGAACGGTTCTTTATAAGTCACCTTTACGGTATGGTCGTCGAGGACCTCAAGGGATTTAATCCGCTCAAAATCCCCGCTGTACGGGGTCTTTACGTTTGGGTCTATTAGCTTTTGGTAGGTGAATTCCACGTCGCGGGCGGTAAATGGCTGGCCATCATGCCATCTCACGTTCTTGCGCAGGTGGAAGATGATGACGAGGCCGCCTTCCTTTATTTCCCACCTCTCGGCGAGCTCGCCTTCGAGATTAAGGTCCTTGTCGTAGCGCACTAGACCGTTAAAGACAAGACCGCATATCTCGGCTGAGGCAGAATCCGACGCGAGTATAGGGACAAGAGTGGAAGCGTCACCGATAGAGGCGGTGATGATGGCGTCGCCGTAATCGGCCGCCAAAACTGTCCCCTGTGCCAGCAAAAAAAATACCGCAAGAAGCGGTATTTTTTTTAACATATATCTCCCCCTGTTTTACTTATTAGGAGCCTGTTGTCCGGTCGTGCCGGCCGGAGGCAGGTTCGTCTGGGGCGCCTCGCCCGCTGCCTTAGCCGGGGCCTTCTTTTCTTCCTTCGTGACTTCCCTCTCGACTATTGAGCCGGACCTTTCGGTGCTCATCAGCGCCAGGGTCATAGAGGTCACCAGGAAGAGAACAGCGCAAGCGGCAGTCGCCTTCGTAAGGAAAGACGACGCCTTGGTCCCCAGCATAGACTGGAGGCCGCCGCTCCCGCCGAACGTCTCGGATATCCCGCCGCCCTTACCCGCCTGTAGCAGTATGACCATTATCAGGACTAAACACGCGATCACATGCAAAGTTATCAAGAACGCGAACATCTTATTTCTACTCCTTTTTAAATGAGGCCATGGTTTACATCGCTTGCGCGATGTAAACCATTAGGCCGAATTAAATCCCCCACAGGGGAACTAAATTCATTTTTTACCTTGTCTTACTATTTCGGCGAAGTCCTTTACCTTAAGGCTCGCCCCTCCGACCAGCGCCCCGTCGATATCAGGCCCGGCCATAATACTCTTTGTGTTATCGGGTTTTACGCTCCCGCCGTATTGTATCCTCACTTTTGAGGAGACATCCTCGCCGTAAGCTTTCTTGAGCAGCTCGCGGATATATTTATGGACTTCCTGCGCCTGTTCCGGCGTAGCGGTCCTTCCGGTCCCGATCGCCCAGACAGGTTCATAGGCAATGACTATTTTGGCGACATCCTCTTTAGGGAGGCCTGCTAACCCGCCTTCTACATGGTTCTTTACCACATCAAAAGTCTTTCCGGAATCACGCTCTTCGAGGCGCTCGCCCACGCACATTATCGGCGTAAGGCCGTGCTTTAAAGCGGCTTTAACCTTCTTGTTAACCGTCTCATTAGTCTCGTGGAAATACGTCCTGCGCTCAGAATGCCCGATTATGCAGAATTTACAGCCGAGGTCAGTGAGCATCTTAGGAGCTACTTCACCGGTGTAGGCGCCTTCCTCTTCCCAGTAGATATCCTGCGCGCCGTATCCGATGTTCGAGCCATTGAGCGCTTCTGCGACTTTAGATATCGAGGTAAAAGGCGGACAGACCACCACCTCTACCGCGGTCTCGTCTTTTAATTCATTCTTAAGACCGTTGACGAGCTCAAGCGCCTCGCCTGAGGTCTTGTACATCTTCCAGTTGCCTGCGATTATAGGTTTTCTCATTATATCCTTTCAACCAATAACCTTTATGAGGGCGGGTCCTGCCTGCCGAGCACCTCGTCCCTTTTGCTTCGTGCAAAAGGGCCAAGGGCTCCGTCGGCAGTCACCCGCTGACATTACTTATCAGTTAAAGCTTTAATACCCGGTAAAACCTTTCCTTCCAGGTACTCGAGGGAAGCTCCCCCGCCCGTGGATATATGCGTCATCTTGTCTTCAAGCTTGAACTTCGCTATCGCGGCAGCCGTATCGCCGCCGCCGATTATCGATATCACCTTGCTCCCGCCGCAGCATGAACATCCTCCGGAAAGGCAGGCGATATATTTCGCGACCTCTTCGGTTCCCTTGGAGAATTTATCCATCTCGAATACGCCGAGCGGGCCGTTCCATACGATGGTCCTGGCGCTCTTTAAGACGTTCTTAAACACCTCTACGGTCTTAGGACCCACATCCAATCCCATCCATCCGTCAGGGATCTGGTCGCCTACGACTTTGGTGTTCGCGTTCGCGTCGAATTTATCGGCGATGATATTATCGACCGGCAGGACGATATTGACTTTCTTCTGTTTGGCTTTCTCGAGAAGCAATTTCGCGATATCTATCTTGTCCTTCTCGACCTTAGAGGCGCCTATCGATTTGCCCTGCGCCGCATAAAAAGTATAAGCCATCCCGCCGCCGATGAGTATTGAATCTGCCTTGTCCAGGAGGTTCTCGATGACGCCTATCTTGTCCGAGACCTTCGCGCCGCCGAGTATCGTCACAAACGGCTTGGCCGGGTTCATGACCTTATCTTCGAGATATTCGATCTCTTTTTCAAGAAGGAAACCCGCAGCCGACTTCAGGTATTTCGTCACGCCCTCTGTCGATGCGTGCGCGCGGTGCGCGGTCCCGAAAGCGTCATTTACGAATACGTCTCCGAGGCTCGCGAGCTCTTTAGCGAAATTCGCGTCGTTGGCTTCTTCCTCTGCGTGGAAACGCAGGTTCTCGAGGAGGATGCACTCGCCCGGTTTCATGGCATCTGCCATCGCCTTGACGTCGGGCCCGACGCAGTCTTTCGCCATCTTCACCGGCTTGCCTAGCAATTGGCTAAGCTTCGCGGCGCACGGGGCGAGGCTGTACTTAGCTATGACCTTGCCGTCCGGCCTGCCGAGATGGCTCATCAGGATAAGTTTTGCCCCTTTGTCGAGCGCGTATTTTATCGTCGGCAAAGTCGCCCTTATCCTCGTGTCATCGGTTATATTGAGCTTGTCGTCTAGCGGGACATTAAAGTCGACGCGCATCAATACGCGCTTCCCTTTAAGGTCCAGGTCTTTTATTGTCAGCTTGTTCATATTTTAAAGGCCTTTCTTCACGATATATTCGCAGAGGTCTACGACCCTGTTCGAATATCCCCATTCGTTGTCATACCACGAAAGGACCTTTACGAAATCGTCTCCGATGACCTTGGTGCTCTTCGCGTCAATGATAGAGCTCAAGGAGCAATGGTTGAAATCGACCGATACGACCGGGTCTTCGGTATAGCCGAGGATCCCCTTCAACTTGCCTTCAGCAGCTTCTTTTAATACGGCATTTATCTCTTCGGCCGTAACTTTCTTGCCGAGTGTCGCGGTAAGGTCGACTACCGACACGTTGGCGCACGGCACCCTCATCGAGAAACCGTCAAGCTTGCCTTTAAGTTCCGGAATGACCAGCGAAAGGGCCTTCGCTGCGCCGGTCGACGTCGGTATCATCGATAACGCGGCCGCGCGAGACCTGCGCAGGTCTGAATGCGCCTGGTCCTGGAGTTTCTGGTCATTGGTATAAGCGTGTATCGTTGTCATCAGGCCTTTGACTATCCCGTATTTGTCGTTCAATACTTTTGCCAGCGGGGCGAGGCAATTCGTCGTGCACGAAGCGTTCGAAATGACATTATGGTTCTTCGGGTCGTATTTGTCCTCGTTCACGCCCATGACTATAGTTATGTCCTCGTCCTGGGCAGGAGCGGAAATAATGACTTTTTTCGCGCCGCCTTTGGTGATGTGGTTCTCGGCTCCCTTGACTTCCTTGCCCTTCTTATTGACGCCGTCCTTCTTGATCGTGAAAAGGCCGGTCGATTCTATGACGATCTCCACGCCGAGGTCTTTCCAGGGAAGTTCCGAAGGGTCTCTCTTTGCAAGGACTTTGATTATTTTTCCGTCGACAGATATCGTATCCTCGGACGCGGCCTTTACTTCACCGGGGAACCTGCCGTGGACAGAATCATATTTTAAGAGATATGCGTTGGTTTTCGCGTCGGTTATATCGTTTACCGCGACCAGTTCAAGGTCTTTGCTCTTTTTTTCGAGTATTGCCCTGGCTACAAGACGGCCTATCCTTCCGAAACCGTTGATACCAACTTTCACAGCCATTTCAACTTCCTCCTTTTTCTTTTGTTTTTTACAGGGATACTTCCCTTAAAGCCCAGGCGGCTACCTCGGGCGGGGTCTGGTTCAGGTAGAAACCCGTGCCCCACTCGAATCCAGCCGTCCTTCCCAACCTGGGCATGACTTCGATATGCCAGTGGTAATCCGCTCTTTCGCGGGAATCTATGGGAGAAGTATGTATTATAAAATTATATGAGGGATCTTTCAAGGCCAATTTCATGCGCACGAGCGTCTCCTTTAGTATCCGCGCGAGGTCTGTGATCTCTTCTTTCTGGATGTAGCTGAACTCGGCGCTGTGGAGCTTCGGGAATATGGAAAATTCGAACGGGAACCTCGATACGAAAGGCGCGAACGCGATGAAGCCCTTGTTCTCGGCTATGACCCGCTCCCTGTCTTCGAGTTCCTGGTTCACCATATCGCAGAATACGCATCTCTCCCTATACTCATAATATCTCTCCGCCCAACGGATCTCCTCGACCACGCGCTTCGGGATGATGGGCAGCGCGATCAGTTGCGAATGGGGGTGTTCCAGCGACGCGCCGGCCGATACCCCGTAATTCTTGAATATCAGGATATACTTGAACCTCTTGTCACCTTTTAGGTCGAGACACCTGTTACGGCACGCCCATATTACCTTCTCTATATCACTGTCCAGCAT
The nucleotide sequence above comes from Candidatus Omnitrophota bacterium. Encoded proteins:
- a CDS encoding ABC transporter permease gives rise to the protein MRINKLTAAGIIIVCVMGFLAIFAPQVSRYDPNGIDLEKALLPPSHEHPMGTDSLGRDLFARMAYGGRISLSVGFVAVGIAVIIGLILGSLAGYYGGWIDSVVSRFIDVMLCFPTLFLILTVIAIMGPSIFSIMVVIGLTGWMGAARLIRAEILSLKEREFVEAARATGASDFRIIVRHLIPNGMGPVLVNVVLGVAGAILIESGLSFLGLGVQPPTPSWGNILTEAKSTLGIAWWITVFPGFAILVTVLGYNLLGEGLREHFNPHRKGQ
- a CDS encoding ABC transporter permease; amino-acid sequence: MVNYILRRLVGLIPVLFGITVITFFLIHLSPGKPTRLQAEMSPKITLEAREKLDRLYGLDKPVHVQYLQWIKRLAVFDFGKSFTDERPVLIKIGERIPITITIELLSLFLIFLIAVPIGIMSAVKENSLFDKSSTVFVFIGFATPTFWLALLAMSLFGVQLGWLPISGIKSFDFEELNFFQKIADVSRHLILPVFVSAFGGLAGISRYMRTSMLEVMHKDFIRTARAKGLSEKEVIYKHALKNALLPIVTIIGLSVPGLIGGSVIFESIYAIPGMGKLFFDSVMARDYPVIMGILFVGAILTLLGNLLADVMYACVDPRIRVGEKR
- a CDS encoding peptide-binding protein, whose amino-acid sequence is MLKKIPLLAVFFLLAQGTVLAADYGDAIITASIGDASTLVPILASDSASAEICGLVFNGLVRYDKDLNLEGELAERWEIKEGGLVIIFHLRKNVRWHDGQPFTARDVEFTYQKLIDPNVKTPYSGDFERIKSLEVLDDHTVKVTYKEPFSPGLSSWGMWIMPKHILEKEDLSNTKFSRNPIGTGSYKFKEWKTGEKIVLVSNPDYYEGRPYINRYIYRIIPDQATTFLELQTQGVDEVGLTPLQYTRQTDTPFFKKYYRKYKYPSFGYTYLGFNMKDPLFADCRVRLALDYAIDKDEIIKGVLLGLGRVSTGPFPPESWAYNVDVKSVPYNPKKAKELLKEAGWEDHDSDGWLDKDGDKFKFIILTNMGNDTRQICAEIIQRRLKEIGIDVEIRIIEWATFLSEFIDKHRFNAVIMGWNLSRDPDCYDIWHSSKQRPGEFNFIGYENKEVDALLEAGRREFDEEKRKEIYNKIHRLIFDDHPCIFLFVPDALPMVHARFKGIAPAPLGIGYNFIKWYVPKEEQRYTRW
- the secG gene encoding preprotein translocase subunit SecG, which produces MFAFLITLHVIACLVLIMVILLQAGKGGGISETFGGSGGLQSMLGTKASSFLTKATAACAVLFLVTSMTLALMSTERSGSIVEREVTKEEKKAPAKAAGEAPQTNLPPAGTTGQQAPNK
- the tpiA gene encoding triose-phosphate isomerase, which encodes MRKPIIAGNWKMYKTSGEALELVNGLKNELKDETAVEVVVCPPFTSISKVAEALNGSNIGYGAQDIYWEEEGAYTGEVAPKMLTDLGCKFCIIGHSERRTYFHETNETVNKKVKAALKHGLTPIMCVGERLEERDSGKTFDVVKNHVEGGLAGLPKEDVAKIVIAYEPVWAIGTGRTATPEQAQEVHKYIRELLKKAYGEDVSSKVRIQYGGSVKPDNTKSIMAGPDIDGALVGGASLKVKDFAEIVRQGKK
- a CDS encoding phosphoglycerate kinase; this encodes MNKLTIKDLDLKGKRVLMRVDFNVPLDDKLNITDDTRIRATLPTIKYALDKGAKLILMSHLGRPDGKVIAKYSLAPCAAKLSQLLGKPVKMAKDCVGPDVKAMADAMKPGECILLENLRFHAEEEANDANFAKELASLGDVFVNDAFGTAHRAHASTEGVTKYLKSAAGFLLEKEIEYLEDKVMNPAKPFVTILGGAKVSDKIGVIENLLDKADSILIGGGMAYTFYAAQGKSIGASKVEKDKIDIAKLLLEKAKQKKVNIVLPVDNIIADKFDANANTKVVGDQIPDGWMGLDVGPKTVEVFKNVLKSARTIVWNGPLGVFEMDKFSKGTEEVAKYIACLSGGCSCCGGSKVISIIGGGDTAAAIAKFKLEDKMTHISTGGGASLEYLEGKVLPGIKALTDK
- the gap gene encoding type I glyceraldehyde-3-phosphate dehydrogenase, whose protein sequence is MAVKVGINGFGRIGRLVARAILEKKSKDLELVAVNDITDAKTNAYLLKYDSVHGRFPGEVKAASEDTISVDGKIIKVLAKRDPSELPWKDLGVEIVIESTGLFTIKKDGVNKKGKEVKGAENHITKGGAKKVIISAPAQDEDITIVMGVNEDKYDPKNHNVISNASCTTNCLAPLAKVLNDKYGIVKGLMTTIHAYTNDQKLQDQAHSDLRRSRAAALSMIPTSTGAAKALSLVIPELKGKLDGFSMRVPCANVSVVDLTATLGKKVTAEEINAVLKEAAEGKLKGILGYTEDPVVSVDFNHCSLSSIIDAKSTKVIGDDFVKVLSWYDNEWGYSNRVVDLCEYIVKKGL
- the galT gene encoding galactose-1-phosphate uridylyltransferase yields the protein MAELRRDPITGRWVIIEIDKVKNPSDYEVETHVKRGGVCPFCPGNESMTPPEIYAAREGSKPNAPGWQVRVIPNKFPALRVEGNLDRIGIGMYDMMNGIGAHEVIIENPDHNKELADMLDSDIEKVIWACRNRCLDLKGDKRFKYILIFKNYGVSAGASLEHPHSQLIALPIIPKRVVEEIRWAERYYEYRERCVFCDMVNQELEDRERVIAENKGFIAFAPFVSRFPFEFSIFPKLHSAEFSYIQKEEITDLARILKETLVRMKLALKDPSYNFIIHTSPIDSRERADYHWHIEVMPRLGRTAGFEWGTGFYLNQTPPEVAAWALREVSL